A genomic segment from Gemmatimonas aurantiaca encodes:
- a CDS encoding ATP-binding protein — MKPVRISILLRLTLWNASVLALVLIVFVVVGWFTLTRVVRERAISAVSESAQVVASAVRAERRAMAARGEVEADGATERAVLREMRVGNLDIFITNEAVRMMAARQPRLPVDGTSDTGQGDSAVRLPEPVHAVLEEMRTGRDEDLARTLARDRGLAVREVMLADGPAHMALVRVAPTGDEDARNGPTLLITALLSEAGDRLLLRQVRNTLFLAIPAALLASVLAGYGLARRSLAPLEAINGRTASITAANLDERLPVVNPHDELGRLAQIINGLLARVGDAFRTQRQFVADASHELRTPIAIIRGEADVTLRRAVRREAEYREALTVIQGESIRLTRIVDDLFLLARVDAGGPIVTREVVELPDLAVDAVRSVRSIALSQGVTVTCDIAPTVDEASATTTGDANLLRRLLINLLDNAIKHAPSDSTVRVVVDRDGQHLLLRVHDQGPGVPETIRTTVFDRFVHEPHARETATGTGAGLGLAIAQAIAQVHGGQIRLLATAHTDGTTAAFPGATFEVRLPARRQKPHASGSADVRHG; from the coding sequence GTGAAGCCGGTCCGCATTTCGATCCTGCTGCGTCTGACGCTGTGGAACGCCAGCGTGTTGGCGCTGGTGCTGATCGTGTTCGTCGTGGTCGGATGGTTCACGCTGACGCGCGTGGTGCGGGAGCGTGCCATCTCCGCCGTGAGTGAATCGGCGCAGGTCGTGGCCAGCGCCGTCCGCGCCGAACGACGGGCCATGGCCGCCCGCGGTGAAGTCGAAGCCGACGGTGCCACCGAACGCGCCGTGCTGCGCGAAATGCGTGTCGGCAATCTCGACATCTTCATCACCAACGAGGCTGTGCGGATGATGGCCGCGCGGCAGCCCAGGTTGCCGGTGGACGGCACGTCCGACACCGGACAGGGGGACAGCGCCGTCCGACTTCCCGAACCCGTGCACGCGGTCCTCGAGGAGATGCGGACCGGCCGTGACGAGGACTTGGCACGGACGCTCGCACGGGATCGCGGTCTGGCCGTGCGTGAGGTGATGCTGGCCGACGGACCGGCGCACATGGCCCTGGTGCGCGTCGCGCCCACCGGTGACGAGGACGCACGCAATGGCCCCACGTTGCTCATCACGGCGCTGCTGTCGGAAGCCGGGGACCGGCTCCTGCTGCGTCAGGTGCGCAACACGCTGTTCCTGGCCATTCCCGCCGCGCTGCTCGCGTCGGTCCTGGCCGGCTACGGTCTCGCCCGCCGCAGTCTGGCGCCGCTCGAAGCCATCAACGGACGCACGGCGTCCATCACGGCCGCCAATCTCGACGAACGACTGCCGGTGGTGAATCCGCACGATGAACTGGGCCGCCTGGCGCAGATCATCAACGGTCTGCTGGCCCGTGTCGGTGATGCGTTCCGCACCCAGCGGCAATTCGTGGCCGACGCGTCACACGAATTGCGCACGCCCATTGCCATCATCCGCGGCGAAGCCGATGTCACGCTGCGTCGCGCTGTCCGGCGCGAAGCCGAATACCGCGAGGCGCTCACCGTCATTCAGGGCGAGTCCATCCGTCTCACACGCATCGTGGACGATCTCTTCCTGCTCGCACGCGTGGATGCGGGTGGCCCCATCGTCACGCGGGAAGTGGTGGAGCTTCCCGATCTCGCCGTCGACGCGGTGCGCAGCGTGCGATCGATTGCCCTCTCGCAGGGCGTCACGGTGACCTGTGACATCGCGCCCACGGTGGACGAGGCGTCGGCCACCACCACGGGCGATGCCAATCTGCTGCGCCGCCTGCTCATCAACCTGCTGGACAACGCCATCAAACACGCGCCGTCGGACAGCACGGTGCGGGTCGTCGTCGATCGCGACGGGCAACATCTCCTGCTGCGGGTGCACGATCAGGGTCCCGGGGTTCCGGAAACCATCCGGACCACCGTCTTCGACCGCTTCGTGCACGAGCCGCATGCGCGGGAGACCGCCACCGGGACGGGCGCCGGTCTCGGTCTCGCCATCGCGCAGGCCATTGCCCAGGTGCACGGGGGGCAGATCCGGCTCCTCGCCACCGCGCACACCGATGGGACGACTGCCGCCTTCCCCGGCGCCACGTTCGAAGTGCGTCTCCCCGCCCGTCGTCAGAAACCGCATGCCAGCGGCTCAGCCGACGTCCGGCATGGATAG
- a CDS encoding chorismate mutase: MSSERNADTGRDMGRDMGRDVGRPMPHDRHGAASTEMLQTLRQDIDAVDEEIIAAIVRRMTLARAIGTLKQRTGQPVLDPAREASVVSRAAMRGRDAGLPEQDVRALYWQLMAWARRAQMQERLPGQPHGPIPGPLHESLQSP, encoded by the coding sequence ATGAGCAGCGAGAGAAACGCCGATACGGGGCGCGATATGGGTCGCGATATGGGTCGCGATGTGGGGCGTCCCATGCCGCACGACCGGCATGGGGCCGCGTCGACGGAGATGTTGCAGACGCTGCGTCAGGATATCGATGCCGTGGACGAGGAGATCATCGCGGCCATCGTGCGGCGCATGACCCTCGCGCGCGCCATCGGAACGCTCAAGCAGCGGACCGGACAACCGGTGCTCGACCCCGCGCGGGAGGCGTCCGTGGTGTCGCGGGCAGCGATGCGCGGACGCGATGCCGGACTGCCGGAACAGGATGTGCGCGCGCTCTACTGGCAGCTCATGGCGTGGGCGCGCCGGGCGCAGATGCAGGAGCGGCTGCCCGGACAGCCGCATGGGCCGATCCCCGGACCCTTGCACGAGTCTCTGCAGAGCCCCTGA
- a CDS encoding GIY-YIG nuclease family protein, with protein MSAASQPVDTPDARLHGRPAQSTPAHRKQLRTLVRAGCENRPGVYRMLGPTGAVIYVGQSRALRTRLLSYFRARGRRNKAARILRHAFQIEWEYTHTEFGALLRELRLIKQYRPHFNSMMVLDDWPRAYVALTGDPVPGLRVVARSDDPAAVALFGPFRRVQQLREAVRALAEATALRDCTLEDTPTRPVGTGGTSSTGRSGRERLPTLWFADDPARPIGSSSARLRSRAPACLRHDLGTCAGPCIGAGEAGAYRTAAAEVHAFLEGRGDGPLRRLERAMHEAAEALAFERARVLRDRLALVRWLFDRLQHFHANVDRLTFRYHAIGHADREWVYLIRRGTVRAEVRAPRTDEEHEAFRALVARVYDGPDPSGADIPTHDLDEFFLVASWFRRRPVEKQRTRGARV; from the coding sequence ATGAGCGCGGCGTCCCAGCCCGTCGACACGCCGGATGCGCGACTGCACGGCCGTCCGGCACAGTCCACACCAGCCCACCGCAAGCAGTTGCGGACGCTGGTGCGTGCCGGCTGCGAGAACCGGCCCGGCGTGTATCGCATGCTCGGCCCCACCGGTGCGGTGATCTACGTGGGACAGTCCCGCGCCCTGCGCACCCGCCTGCTGTCCTATTTCCGGGCCAGAGGACGTCGCAACAAGGCCGCGCGCATCCTGCGGCACGCCTTTCAGATCGAGTGGGAGTACACGCACACCGAATTCGGCGCGCTGCTGCGCGAACTGCGGTTGATCAAGCAGTATCGCCCGCATTTCAATTCGATGATGGTGCTCGACGACTGGCCCAGGGCCTACGTGGCCCTCACGGGAGATCCGGTGCCCGGCCTGCGGGTGGTGGCCCGATCCGACGATCCGGCGGCGGTGGCGCTGTTCGGGCCCTTCCGCCGTGTGCAGCAGCTGCGCGAAGCGGTGCGGGCATTGGCCGAAGCCACGGCCCTGCGCGATTGCACGCTCGAGGACACACCAACGCGGCCGGTGGGCACCGGCGGCACGAGCAGCACCGGCAGGAGTGGACGCGAACGCCTGCCCACGCTCTGGTTCGCCGACGACCCCGCGCGACCCATCGGGTCGTCATCGGCCCGTCTCCGTTCACGGGCGCCGGCCTGCCTGCGTCACGATCTCGGCACCTGTGCCGGTCCCTGCATCGGCGCGGGTGAGGCGGGCGCCTATCGTACAGCAGCGGCCGAGGTTCATGCGTTCCTGGAAGGCCGAGGGGACGGACCGCTGCGTCGGCTGGAGCGCGCGATGCACGAGGCCGCGGAAGCCCTCGCTTTCGAACGCGCGCGTGTGCTGCGGGATCGTCTCGCCCTCGTGCGCTGGCTGTTCGATCGTCTGCAGCACTTTCATGCCAACGTCGACCGACTCACGTTCCGCTATCACGCCATCGGCCATGCCGACCGGGAATGGGTGTATCTCATTCGCCGGGGGACGGTGCGGGCGGAAGTGCGCGCGCCCCGGACCGACGAAGAGCACGAGGCGTTCCGCGCGCTCGTGGCCCGCGTGTACGACGGCCCCGATCCGTCGGGTGCGGACATTCCCACGCACGATCTCGACGAGTTCTTTCTCGTCGCCAGCTGGTTCCGCCGGCGACCGGTGGAGAAGCAGCGCACCCGCGGTGCGCGCGTCTGA
- a CDS encoding serine/threonine-protein kinase yields the protein MSETPLTPTRLHRLRALFDAAIELPVGERAAYLASACEDDPTLQTEVEELLAAVERSGDTWDHPVGAAVAGAMAEGLGEGTRGDRYAAGGRIGVYEITRLIGMGGMGAVYEGVRVDDQFRKRVALKFLRRGGEGDLAIRRFRYERQILANLNHRNIAALLDGGVTEDGQPYIVMEYVEGEPLTTYANTRRLDLRGRVALLRQVCAAVQHAHQNFVVHRDLKPGNILVTADGSVKLLDFGIARLTRDAEGLEQLPATQGGALAFTPEYASPEQARGMPVAASSDIYSLGIIAAELLSGARPYTVQGLLFAEMQTVIVQTPAAVPSTQVTDASATSFGMRAPRLRRALQGDLDAIILQALRKEPERRYGSVEQFSRDLQRWLDGLPVSAQRDTLAYRAGKFVRRRRLEVTALGLIGVSLVGGIVATSRQARRAELERNKMEQVNSFLSNMLSAVDPELGGTSVTVAQVLSQAAKNIEQEHLEPEVEAQIRHTLGQTYYGLSLYDSAETHARRAWDLRRKEYGDLDQRTSMSLSYVVALTEARGAFAQAESLAMLLVDRQRRMPKDQYNPTELATALDNLGRTIEQQGRLDEALAVKLQAIALRRTIKDDSSSLAALPYTLNSVSVSYTYQGEFAKAESLLVEALDVESRVHGPTSFNMGNLSRSYASLLDEMGYQARADTMIRRSVRILTDAAGPTHYETLRSKSMLAQLRYAAADMPGTIAAAREVVPEIGRGMPESDATAGSVLQALGLALDSLRQFVAADTFLLRSRQLRRTYMPPEHWAVANADAVYGYHLGRWGRRQEAERLMRGAYDRLVKTRGADALVTKRVAVRLAEFFEATGRAAEAKQWRDRGT from the coding sequence GTGAGCGAGACGCCGCTCACGCCCACCCGTCTGCATCGTCTGCGGGCCCTGTTCGATGCCGCCATCGAATTGCCGGTGGGAGAACGCGCGGCGTATCTCGCCTCGGCCTGCGAAGACGACCCGACGTTGCAGACCGAGGTGGAGGAATTGCTGGCCGCGGTCGAGCGGAGCGGCGACACGTGGGATCATCCCGTGGGCGCGGCCGTGGCGGGGGCGATGGCGGAAGGGCTGGGCGAGGGCACGCGAGGCGATCGGTATGCCGCGGGCGGTCGTATCGGGGTGTACGAGATCACGCGACTCATCGGCATGGGCGGCATGGGCGCCGTGTACGAAGGTGTCCGCGTGGACGATCAGTTCCGCAAGCGGGTGGCGCTCAAGTTTCTGCGGCGTGGGGGCGAGGGCGATCTGGCCATCCGGCGATTCCGCTACGAGCGGCAGATTCTCGCCAACCTGAATCATCGCAACATCGCAGCGCTGCTCGATGGCGGTGTCACCGAGGATGGGCAGCCGTACATCGTCATGGAGTACGTCGAGGGAGAACCGCTCACGACGTATGCCAACACACGGCGGCTCGATCTGCGCGGCCGGGTGGCGTTGCTGCGCCAGGTGTGTGCCGCGGTGCAGCACGCGCACCAGAACTTCGTGGTGCACCGGGATCTCAAACCGGGCAACATTCTCGTCACGGCCGATGGCAGCGTGAAGTTGCTCGACTTCGGCATTGCACGGCTCACGCGCGACGCCGAGGGCCTGGAGCAGTTGCCGGCCACACAGGGCGGCGCGTTGGCGTTCACGCCGGAGTATGCCAGTCCCGAGCAGGCGCGCGGCATGCCGGTGGCCGCGTCGAGCGACATCTACTCGCTCGGCATCATCGCCGCCGAACTGCTCTCGGGTGCGCGGCCGTACACGGTGCAGGGGCTGCTGTTCGCCGAAATGCAGACGGTGATCGTGCAGACACCGGCGGCCGTGCCGTCCACCCAGGTGACCGACGCGAGTGCCACGTCGTTCGGCATGCGGGCGCCCCGTCTCCGGCGGGCGCTGCAGGGCGATCTCGACGCGATCATCCTGCAGGCGTTGCGCAAGGAACCCGAGCGTCGCTACGGATCGGTGGAGCAGTTCTCGCGCGATCTGCAGCGCTGGCTGGATGGCCTGCCGGTGTCGGCGCAGCGCGACACGCTGGCCTATCGCGCGGGCAAGTTCGTGCGCCGCCGTCGTCTCGAAGTGACGGCGCTGGGGCTGATCGGCGTCTCGCTCGTGGGCGGCATCGTGGCCACCTCGCGTCAGGCGCGCCGCGCGGAGCTGGAACGCAACAAGATGGAGCAGGTGAACAGCTTCCTCTCCAACATGCTCAGTGCCGTCGATCCCGAACTGGGTGGGACCAGTGTGACCGTGGCGCAGGTGCTGTCACAGGCGGCGAAGAACATCGAGCAGGAGCATCTCGAGCCGGAGGTGGAAGCGCAGATCCGTCACACGCTGGGGCAGACGTACTATGGCCTGAGTCTCTACGATTCGGCGGAAACGCATGCCCGGCGGGCGTGGGACCTGCGACGGAAGGAATACGGGGACCTCGATCAGCGCACGTCGATGAGTCTGTCGTACGTGGTGGCGCTGACCGAAGCGCGCGGCGCGTTCGCGCAGGCCGAGTCGCTGGCGATGCTGCTGGTGGATCGGCAGCGGCGCATGCCGAAGGATCAGTACAATCCCACCGAACTGGCCACGGCGCTCGACAATCTCGGGCGCACCATTGAACAGCAGGGTCGTCTCGACGAAGCGCTCGCGGTGAAGCTCCAAGCCATCGCGTTGCGGCGCACGATCAAGGACGATTCGAGCAGTCTGGCCGCGTTGCCGTACACGCTCAACAGCGTCTCCGTGTCCTACACGTATCAGGGGGAATTCGCCAAGGCGGAGTCCCTGCTGGTGGAAGCGCTGGACGTGGAATCGCGGGTGCATGGCCCCACGTCGTTCAACATGGGCAATCTGTCGCGCTCCTATGCGTCCCTGCTCGACGAGATGGGGTACCAGGCCCGCGCCGATACTATGATCCGTCGGTCGGTGCGCATTCTGACCGACGCGGCCGGCCCCACGCACTACGAAACGCTGCGGTCGAAGTCGATGCTGGCGCAGCTCCGGTATGCGGCGGCCGACATGCCGGGCACGATCGCCGCGGCGCGTGAAGTGGTCCCGGAAATCGGTCGTGGCATGCCGGAGTCCGATGCCACGGCGGGTTCGGTGCTGCAGGCGCTGGGACTGGCGCTCGATTCGCTGCGACAGTTCGTGGCTGCCGACACGTTCCTGCTGCGTTCGCGCCAGTTGCGCCGCACGTACATGCCGCCCGAACACTGGGCGGTGGCCAATGCCGATGCGGTGTACGGCTACCATCTGGGGCGCTGGGGTCGTCGTCAGGAGGCCGAGCGATTGATGCGCGGGGCGTACGATCGGCTGGTGAAGACACGCGGGGCGGATGCGCTGGTCACCAAGCGGGTGGCGGTGCGCCTGGCCGAGTTCTTCGAAGCGACCGGCCGGGCGGCCGAGGCGAAACAATGGCGAGATCGGGGGACGTGA
- the aroF gene encoding 3-deoxy-7-phosphoheptulonate synthase, producing the protein MIIVTTAHISPDALDRIVEHVEAAGLRTHVSRGEHRTIVGCIGDEGRLSEHGLTQLDGVERVLPVLKPYKLASREFSVGDTAIRFGDPADTVIGGRDIVVMAGPCSVEGREMMHETARHVQRAGARLLRGGAFKPRSSPYAFQGMGEAGLEILAEVRAETGMPIVTEVMDPRQVELVASYADVLQIGARNMQNFTLLTEVGKVQRPVLLKRGLSGTITELLMAAEYIMAQGNGDVMLCERGIRTYETATRNTMDVAAIPVLKRESHLPVIVDPSHAGGRASLVAPLAMAAIAAGADGLIVEVHPTPATAKSDGEQSLEPAAFARMMQQVQAVAEAIGRGCPWRAEVPA; encoded by the coding sequence ATGATCATCGTCACCACCGCCCACATCTCCCCGGACGCGCTCGACCGCATCGTCGAACACGTCGAAGCGGCCGGTTTGCGCACCCACGTCTCCCGCGGCGAACATCGCACCATCGTCGGATGCATCGGCGACGAGGGCCGTCTGAGTGAACACGGACTGACCCAGCTGGACGGCGTCGAACGGGTGTTGCCGGTCCTCAAGCCGTACAAACTCGCGTCGCGCGAATTTTCGGTGGGCGATACCGCCATCCGTTTCGGCGATCCGGCGGACACGGTGATCGGGGGGCGCGACATCGTCGTCATGGCGGGGCCGTGTTCGGTGGAAGGCCGCGAGATGATGCATGAAACCGCCCGCCATGTGCAGCGGGCCGGTGCCCGTCTGCTGCGCGGGGGAGCATTCAAACCGCGCTCGTCGCCGTACGCGTTTCAGGGCATGGGTGAGGCCGGCCTGGAGATTCTCGCCGAGGTGCGCGCGGAAACCGGCATGCCCATCGTGACCGAAGTGATGGATCCCCGGCAGGTGGAACTCGTGGCGTCGTATGCCGACGTGCTGCAGATCGGGGCGCGCAATATGCAGAACTTCACGCTGCTCACCGAAGTCGGCAAAGTGCAGCGTCCGGTGCTGCTCAAGCGCGGGCTCTCGGGGACCATCACCGAACTGCTGATGGCCGCCGAATACATCATGGCGCAGGGCAATGGCGATGTGATGCTGTGCGAACGGGGCATCCGCACGTACGAAACGGCCACCCGCAACACGATGGACGTGGCGGCGATTCCGGTGCTCAAGCGCGAGTCGCATCTGCCGGTCATCGTCGACCCGAGTCATGCCGGCGGGCGGGCCTCGCTGGTCGCGCCGCTCGCGATGGCCGCCATTGCCGCCGGCGCGGACGGACTGATCGTGGAAGTGCATCCTACGCCCGCCACGGCGAAGAGCGATGGCGAACAGTCGCTCGAACCCGCGGCGTTCGCGCGCATGATGCAGCAGGTGCAGGCGGTGGCCGAAGCCATCGGCCGCGGTTGCCCGTGGCGCGCGGAGGTACCGGCATGA
- a CDS encoding response regulator transcription factor, giving the protein MRLLVVEDDPKLARLIARGLREEAYAVDTCELGKAAIAQAAVNSYDAIVLDVMLPDIDGFTVARTLRGRDIRTPVLMLTARDTVADRITGLDAGADDYLVKPFDFGELLARLRALLRRPETLQPMLVRVADLEIDLQSHAVSRAGVAIALTAKEYALLELLARNVGRVLSRGDIVSHVWDDNHDPFTNAVEVYVNRLRGKIDRDGHAPLIHTRRGAGYILTDVPPA; this is encoded by the coding sequence ATGCGCCTGCTTGTCGTCGAAGACGATCCGAAACTCGCCCGGCTGATCGCGCGCGGGCTGCGCGAAGAAGCGTACGCGGTCGACACCTGCGAACTGGGCAAGGCCGCCATCGCGCAGGCCGCTGTCAACAGCTACGACGCCATCGTGCTCGATGTGATGCTGCCCGACATCGACGGCTTCACCGTGGCACGCACGCTGCGCGGCCGGGACATCCGTACACCGGTGCTGATGCTCACGGCGCGGGACACCGTGGCCGACCGCATCACCGGACTCGATGCGGGCGCCGACGACTATCTCGTCAAACCGTTCGATTTTGGCGAACTGCTGGCCCGGTTGCGTGCCCTGCTGCGACGCCCCGAAACGCTCCAGCCGATGCTCGTGCGCGTGGCCGATCTGGAGATCGATCTGCAATCGCATGCCGTGAGCCGGGCCGGTGTGGCCATCGCGCTCACGGCCAAGGAGTATGCGTTGCTCGAACTGCTGGCCCGCAATGTGGGACGCGTGCTCTCGCGTGGGGACATCGTGTCGCATGTCTGGGACGACAATCACGATCCCTTCACCAATGCGGTCGAAGTGTACGTGAACCGTCTGCGCGGCAAGATCGATCGGGATGGCCATGCGCCGCTCATTCACACGCGGCGGGGCGCGGGTTACATCCTCACCGATGTGCCACCCGCCTGA
- a CDS encoding sigma-70 family RNA polymerase sigma factor → MNHDDRSHDSHDSTTHHEVTRLLVDLQNGSDGAADQLMRVVYRELHDLAEHFMRRERVDHTLQPTALVHDAYLRLMGQRETSWQNRSHFFGIAAQAMRRILVDHARRARAGKREGGERVTLDESVAESPERSVDLIALDDALNKLAALDPRQARVVELRYFSGLGIEQTAAVLSISPATVKRDWTFARAFLQRELERA, encoded by the coding sequence ATGAACCACGACGACCGCAGTCACGACAGTCACGATTCGACGACGCATCACGAGGTCACCCGGCTGCTGGTGGATCTGCAGAATGGATCGGATGGAGCCGCGGATCAGCTCATGCGCGTGGTCTACCGCGAGTTGCATGATCTGGCGGAGCATTTCATGCGTCGTGAACGTGTCGATCACACCCTGCAGCCCACGGCGCTGGTGCACGACGCCTATCTGCGCCTGATGGGGCAACGGGAAACCTCGTGGCAGAACCGGTCGCACTTCTTCGGTATCGCCGCGCAGGCCATGCGTCGCATTCTCGTCGATCACGCACGCCGGGCGCGCGCCGGCAAGCGGGAAGGTGGTGAGCGCGTGACACTCGACGAATCGGTGGCGGAAAGTCCCGAACGTTCGGTGGATCTGATCGCCCTGGACGATGCGCTGAACAAACTGGCGGCACTTGATCCACGACAGGCGCGTGTGGTGGAGCTCCGGTACTTCAGCGGACTCGGTATCGAACAGACCGCGGCCGTTCTGTCGATCTCTCCGGCCACCGTGAAACGCGACTGGACCTTCGCGCGGGCGTTTCTGCAACGCGAGCTGGAGCGCGCGTGA